One window of Phalacrocorax carbo chromosome 1, bPhaCar2.1, whole genome shotgun sequence genomic DNA carries:
- the LOC104040107 gene encoding LOW QUALITY PROTEIN: olfactory receptor 10AC1-like (The sequence of the model RefSeq protein was modified relative to this genomic sequence to represent the inferred CDS: inserted 1 base in 1 codon; substituted 3 bases at 3 genomic stop codons) yields MPCEGCKERDNKSTDATMEFVLLSFSELLCLRVFHVLIFLIIHLVMLSGNVMILMAAVMESSCPHMLFFLCQLSGIELCYTLVIVPKALLSLIGVDSSTISFTGCAPQMHLFVALNGAECFLLVAMLYDCYVAICXPLHFVAVMSGGFCLSLAVACYLGGFAVXLGLMVAVFCLPFCQLHRINHFXDVPAVLHLACTQSYTPVLPLLAASVLLLLFPFLLILTSYVCIAVALLHATCSMGRGKAFSICISHLAMTLLPYGCATFMYICPKSSYLPVXDKMVSLVYTNITPLLYPLIYSLRNKEIRGVLRKMLRRKKIVQLNMDTIRSLCVR; encoded by the exons ATGCCATGTGAAGGCTGCAAGGAAAGGGACAATAAGAGCACTGATGCAACCATGGAGTTCGTCCTGCTCAGCTTCTCTGAGCTGCTCTGTCTGAGGGTCTTCCACGTCCTTATCTTTCTCATTATCCATTTGGTCATGTTGTCTGGGAATGTGATGATCCTCATGGCAGCAGTTATGGAGTCTTCCTGTCCTcacatgcttttcttcctctgtcagCTCTCTGGCATCGAGCTCTGCTATACCTTAGTCATTGTCCCTAAGGCACTCCTCAGCCTGATAGGGGTGGACAGCAGCACCATTTCTTTCACAGGCTGTGCTCCACAGATGCACCTTTTTGTGGCACTTAATGGGGCTGAATGCTTCCTCCTGGTAGCCATGTTGTACGACTGTTATGTTGCCATCTGTTAGCCACTTCACTTTGTAGCTGTGATGAGTGGGGGGTTCTGCCTCAGCCTGGCTGTGGCATGCTATCTGGGAGGCTTTGCTG GCCTTGGGTTGATGGTGGCTGTTTTCTGCTTACCTTTCTGCCAGTTGCATCGTATCAACCACTTCTGAGatgtccctgctgtgctgcacctGGCCTGTACGCAGAGTTACACTCCTGTGCTGCCCTTGCTGGCTGCCTCTGTGCTCCTCCTGCTGTTCCCCTTCCTCCTAATCCTGACCTCGTATGTTTGCATTGCTGTTGCTTTGTTACATGCTACCTGTTCCATGGGAAGGGGCAAGGCCTTTTCCATCTGCATTTCACACTTGGCCATGACCTTGCTACCCTATGGATGTGCCACCTTCATGTACATTTGTCCTAAATCCAGTTACCTGCCAGTTTGAGACAAGATGGTGTCTCTGGTCTACACCAACATTACACCATTACTGTATCCTCTCATTTATAGCCTGAGGAACAAGGAAATCAGAGGGGTCCTCAGGAAAAtgttgaggaggaagaaaatagttCAGCTGAACATGGATACTATCAGATCTCTGTGTGTGAGGTAA